The nucleotide sequence tgatgttgtgaaagtgctgcactcaatatgccagcaaatttggaaaactcagcagtggccacaggaatggaaaaggtcagttttcattccaatcctaaagaaaggcaatgccaaagaatgctcaaactatcacacaattgcactcatcccacaccctagcaaagtaatgctcaaaattctctaatccaggcttcagcaatatgtgaactgtgaacttccacatgttcaagctggttttagaaaaggcagaggaaccagagatcaaattgccaacatttgctggatcatcgaaaaagcaagaacgttccagaaaaacatctatttctgctttattgattatgccaaaacctttgactgtgtggatcaccataaactgtggaaaattcttcaagagatgggaacaccagaccacctgacctgcctcttgagaaacctgtatgcaactcaggaagcaacagttagaactggacatggaacaactgactggtttcaaataggaaaaggagtacgttaaggctgtatattgtcaccctgcttatttcacttatatgcagagtacatcatgagaaaagctgggctggtagaagcagaagctggaatcaagattgccgggagaaataccaataacctcagctatgcagatgacaccacccttatggcagaaagtgaagaaaaactaaagagcctcttgatgcaaatgaaaaaggagggtgaaaaagctggcttaaagctcaacattcagaaaagatcatggcatctggtcccatcacttcatggcaaatagatggggaaacagtggaaacagtgcttgactttatttttctgggttccaaaatcactgcagatgctgactgcagccatgaaattaaaagacgcttactccttggaaggaaagttatgaccaacctagacagcatattaaaaagcagagacattactttgtcaacaaaggtccatctagtcaaggctatggtttttccagtagtcatgtatgaatgtgagagttggactatcaagaaagctgagcgccaaagaattgatacttttgaactgtggtgctggagaagactcttgagagtcccttggactgcaaggagatccaatcagtccatcctaaaggaaatcagtcttgggtgttcattggaagatctgatgttgaagctgaaactccaatactttggccacctgatgcgaagagctgactcattggaaaagaccctgatgctgggaaagattgagggtgggaggacaaggtgatgacagaggatgagatggttggatggcatcatcgactcgatgaaCGTGGGTGTggctggactctgggagctggtgatacacaggaggcctggcatgctgcaattcatggggtcacaaaaagtcggacacaactgagtgacttaactgaactgaactgaaatataagaAACCATGCTTAACATATTAATGATTAGGtaagtgaaaagtaaaattacAGTAAGCTACCACTTCACACATATGAGGATAGCTAGAATCAGATAATAACAAAAATTGGTATTTAGAAAAATTGGAACACTCATACCCTGCGGGCAGAGATATAAAATGATGAAGCCACTTTGTAAAGCAGTCTGGAAGTCTCTCAAAAGGTTAAATATAGAGTCACCACATGATATAGCTGTTCTCCTAAGTATATtcccaaaagaagtgaaaatatgtTTACTCAAGAGTCTGTGCACAGATACACATAGCAGCATTATTGATAGTCAAAATGTGGAAACGACCTGTGTCCGTTacatgatgaatgaataaataaaatgtgttctcTCACAAATGGAATACTATTTTGCAATATAAATAAGTACTGATATATGATAGTGTGGATGTacctgaaaacattatgctcagtAAAAGAAACCAGTAACAGATGAATTCACATGATatgattccattatatgaatGAGCAGAATAGTCAAAactaaagaaattgaaaatagatGAGTAATTATCTAGGTCTTTGGTGGAGAAGAGGGGGATATCTGTTGAAGTGTGCAGGCTGCTTTTTGGCATGGTAGAATtgttaaaaaattagaatatactTGAAAACAATTGTGtgggacacacacatacacacacaaacacacacatttcactttttaaatgtcaTCCACAGTTCTACGCAGTCCTCACTATAACTACCACTTTTCAAAGTCTCCGTTCTGAGCTTTTCCCCACATTTCAGATGTGTGTGTCTAGCTGCCCACTTGATGTCTCCACTCACTGTTTTCTGAAACATCTCAGAACCTTAACAGCACCAAAACAAAACTTCTCATGAGCCTACTGACAACTGTCACATCCAAGTTGAGGAAGGATATATTTCTTCAACTGCCAGAAGCAAAAACCATGGAGTCATCCTtaacctttctctttttctccctcaccTACAACATCCCAAAATCTACTTGGCTCTTCATTAAAAATGTACCTAGAACCCCAACTTGTCTACCATCTCCATGGCCACAGTTCTGGTCCTTCAACACTCATCTGGACAACATCGGTGATCTCCTCCTGGactcctgcctccttccttaaCTCCAAAGTCTTTTCTCCCCAGCCTGATGGAGCCCACTAAAACTGGTTAATGCCACGTACTTCCTTTTATCCAAACCTCTCACTACCTCCAGAAATGATGCCAGACTTCTTAGATAGCCTCATCACAGGCCCGATTACTGATCCTCAGTTCTTTGTTCTTAACATAAAGATGGAGGCCTCCTGTATGTATCCTGTTCCCACCTTAGTCACATGTCCAAACATCTGCATATGCTGGGATCTGTTCCTGAGATAACCTTCCACACCAGTTTACATCGGTTGTCTGGAGTGGGAATACTTCTATGTTACCCCTGTCCGGCCCCTAGGACCCCGGGCTTGGGGACATCCTCAGGATCCCCACACTCAAGCCCTGAGAATATACAAAGGGAAGAGTCTCAATACCCAACACCCAGACACTTTAACAGCAGTGTCCTTACCACTGAGGGATGGAGACACCCTCTCCTGCCGTGAGTGGGATCCCTCAGTACGTTAAAACCTCCGGAACCTGTGGGAAAAGGAAGGGAACTATGGCTGGGCTCCAGGTATGCAGGAATCTCCTGTACCCCCACCCACGCTTGGGACCTGGTGACCTCTGCTTAACTTCGGTCTGCTTCAGCCCTCAGGGCTGCCCCGCGGCAGGTCTCTGCTCTTGAGCAAGGCCTCTGGTTCCCTGTGCTTCAGCGTCCCCAGCACCCACACTCCAGCCTACTCCCGCCTCCAGACGTATCTGTCTATCTTCTAAAcgatggctcagacagtcaagactctgcctgcgatgtgggagacccgggttcaatccctggaccggGATGTCCTGAagaaaggacatggcaacccactccaggattcttgcctccagaagcccgtggacagaggagcctggcaggcttatagcccatggggtcacaaagagcgggacacgactgagcgactaccaaACGCTAACATATCACGCGCCCACCAGCCTCCAAGGCCTCAGCAAGAAGGAGCCACCCTCCTGCCCATCCTGAGGCACTCGGCCGCACTGCTGACTGGACACACAACGAACCCAGATTTCCGAGTCCTCCCGCCCGGGGCTGATCGCCAAGCCTCTACCCGGGCCGGGCCCTCCGCCCGTGACCTTGCCCACGCGCCGCCGTCACACTGTTCGTCAGAAACAGGGCCCCACCCACGGCCGCCCGAGAGGCTGGGCCTGGGCTGCAGGCCCGGAGCGGTGCCCGGCACCCTGGGCTTCAGCGTCTGGCGGAGCGTTTACCTGCGGCGCGTCCCACCGAGCGGCCTCTGCCTCCTGAGTCGGCGGGCGCAGCGTGGCTGGAGCGGCCTGAGAGGACGGGGCGCTGGGCACGGGGTCCGTATTCCGGCCTGGTCCGGTCGCCTCCAGGGGTGTCGCCAGCCTCGGGCCTGTCTTTGTGGCGGGGAAAGGAGAGCGGCCCCTCCACTGGCGCTTCCTCAGACCCATCACCCCGTCCTGAACCAGCACCTCGTGAGAACAGACCCAGGGCGGGCAAAATGGCCGCGTAAAGAAGGCTGGGAGTCCCTGCTGGACAGGTTTGCTCAtttgttatacttttttttttttttagaaattgaagtgtagttgatttacaatgttgtgttaatttcaggggtactgcaaagtgattcagttatatatatatatattatatatatatatatatatatatatgttttgtttcagtttcttttcctttatagaaagaaagaaagggaagtcgctcagtcgtatccgactctttgcaaccccatgggctgtagcctaccaggctcctccgtccatggaattttccagacaagaatactggattgggttgccatctccttctccaggggatctttaaaACCTTGCATATAGTTCTTGtgcagtaggttcttgttggttatctattttatatacagatcCGTATGTTGATCAACATCTTGTATGTTGATCCTCGACTCCTAATATACCCTCCCCTCCAATAACTATCCGTCttcctctgtgcctcagctggcagagaatccgcctgcaatgcaggagacctgggttcgatccctgggttgggaagaccccctggagaagggaacggcttcccactccagtgttctggtctggagaatacCTTGGActtggtatagtccatgggctggcAAGGAGTCAAACAGGACTaagcgactttgactttcacttccgGTAAccatcagtttatttttctatgtctgtgggtctatttctgatttgtatgttaagttcatttgtatcatttttttcttttttagatttcacatataagtggtataGTATAACGTTTGTCtgctttacttcacttagtatgacagtctctaggcccgTCCATGTTAACATGCATggtattattccattcttttttaaggctgagtaatattccattgtatatattaccacatcttctttattcattcccctgtagatggacatttaggttgcttccatgtcttggctattataaataatactgtatgGACATTGCAGTGCATGTATCTttgaaattatggttttctccagatgtgtgtccagaagtgggatttctggatcctatggtagctctatttttaggtcTTTAAGGCCTCCTGGAGAGTTTTGATCCTAAATGGATATTGAGGAAACTTCTTAGCCTTCTGAAACCAGTTTGCCAGCTCTTATCATCGACTATTATTTTTGTAGTTAATTTTGACAGTTTTAATGAACCGTTGAACTGAGTGACAGAGTTTCAACATATAAAGCACATAAGATTCTTTTATTTGGGTCACATCTAGAATGCTTTTGTCTGTACTTGAATGTAAATTTTCAGAGCATGACAATAAATCTGAATGACACGTCTCATTTACATTATTGAAGTTGTTACGCTGATTAGATATGTTGGTAATGGTAACTAATCAAACACCTGTCATTGATTACACATGATTTCAGGAATGCCAacagtttttcagttttaagatTGTCCAAATGCCAAGATTGAATCTAGAGTCAGACGGTTTTGGCAGAATTCTGGGGAGAAATTGACAGAGTGCTGTGCATAGAGAGGAACTCAAGAAATAGTCACATTTTGACTAGTTGAggatattaattattatttaaaaaacattaaattgtgtgtatgtgtgtgtaaaaagAATGTATGGAGTCTCAGAGATATATAACCTGTATCAGCAAGTACTAAAGTTAAGCGAACTTCCTTACCGCTGTCTTGATTATAGAAGCTTTGTTTTAGTTTCCATCTGAAGTTCATTGAAAGgtgctgtttggaaacttctgtAATTGATTTAACATTTTGCAATTAGGATACTTGACACACTTGTCATTTCATGTGGAAAAAAGTagacatttgaaaaaatgaaatgtgttCTCATAAGTGCCTTTCCAGGGTCACTCAATGGTAAATGGAAAGTTGCTTTGCATTAGTAAAATACATTTTCACTTACAAGATGCCAGAAATGATTCGTTCTTGTTTTCAGTTTCTGAGTCATCTATATGTAACAATTCTGCAGGTTTCCAGAGAAATGAATTATAATCTTTTGGCAATATAAGTTTTGTCTAGAGAACCTTTATACTATTGTGGCAGAACTTGAGAGACAAAAGTCTCAGAAGAACACATGTAGGAACATATCAAAATTCTAAAGGCTTTTTCCAAATCCTTAGGATAAAATCTGCTAATCTGTCATCCAGAATGTAGTCAAGATAAAaagaacagcattttttttttttttcactttggtcTGCTGCAAATGTGTTTAGTGAGTGACAACTGATGTGCTCAGTAATAGAACAAAAAATCAACATGATTActtatggaaatgtttgctcCCAGGCATTGTGGGGCTAGCAGGGTCCTACTGCCAAGATTGTTTTCCTTAAGGACctaagcactaaaaaaaaaaaatggtgcagatacattaatcaaaaagaaaagtttttaaagagtttatttttgagttttattgTCACTGTTCTTAGTGAATTGATAATCTTAATTGGATATATTTGGAATTGATCCAAATTCTTATTTGGAGATTGAATTGTTCTAGTGATTAAACAAAGTAACTGAGGTCACCACCCTATTCAATAAGATATTTTTGGCGTGTAATTAATTATAATCTCATTGTAAATCCTTTTGATTTAAAGATTAATGTTGATTCTTTGCTTCCATTATGCTATTCAtttggttttttaattaaaattaaggcACACAACAGATCATTGTGGAACTTCTTCAAGATGTTGATCCTACTCATTTaaaaagtctgttttatttttagtcaaAAGCAGTGAATTTGGCATAGCTACATTGATTCTGTTATATCGCAGAAGAAAGATACATAGGGATTATTTTATAACAGTTCATTTATAAATGTTCgttttattatttcagtttttaaggtATGATCAgtttctttagatttttctccaaggttttatgaattttttattcattttcttgacCATGCCTTctttttacatacacacacactatttaaAAACTATGTTAATAAGAATGGGAAACTTCATAATTCCTCAGGCTCAGCTTAAGTACCCATGGGAAACATTTCCATGGTATTTCCAACCAAATGAatgattttacatattttcttataCACAGAGTTACTGTTCTATTCTATTTAATAGCTATGACTCATAGTCAAGTATAATTTTTGTCACGAACATCTAGAGGGAAAATGTTAGATATCAGCAACTTAGGACAGGATGTTGTTTTGTTGTATATGGGTATTatagattttaacattttatgtatCTGCTAAATGTAGAAATCTTATAACACATACTAATTTAATGTTTTCATGTAtaagaatgaattaaaaatgacatttaagtAAATCATTCATCTTAGAGATCATATAGATAACATGCAAGGAAGATGCTAGTTTTCTGAAATATAAGTGACATACTATTGACAAATAATAACTTAATTCTATAAAGCTAAAAATGACTTAGAGGTTACTTCATTAGCATGTAGTCATATTTAGCCCCTGGCCTGCCTTGTATGGAATGGATATTAATTTGTGCTCATGGTGAAATTGAAGGCACTAATAGTTGAAAGACCGTAACAATCACTTGCCCTTTCCGTCTTGGAATGGGCTGTTTGATTTCCACCAATACAGTGAATGCGAGGGACAAAGTTAGGTCAAGAAACTAAGGGAGAAGATGTGCCAAACAACTGAACAGGAagacaaaaagtaaaatctgGCAATTATTCCAGCTTTGGAGTCAGTAGCACTAGCACTGAATTTTATAATGAGGTAGGTATCTGGACAGAAGGACTTTGACCCAGGAAACTAGAGGAGCTTCTAATCCTAATTCTCAGCTAACATCTTCCGTACTCCTAGAGGTCAAAGCAAAAGTATGAGAGTTAACCTTGCCTCCAAACCCAGACAGAATCCCAGACTATTTTCTGTTCctcacagggggcctgggttgagACTAAATGTGTAATTAAATTAATCACGTGTAGATTATTACAGAGATAATGGCATTTATCAGATGATTCATGAAGGTGAATCTTAAATGTGGAATGTTTTGCAGTGAGGAAGATAGCATAATTCCAAGCCTACTGTAAACTATTTAATCAGCAGCCTATTTAAACTCTGAAAGTGGGAGGTGGTGCCCTCTTTGGTGAGGCCTTGAAGTGTTTGCTCATGTGATGAGGGTCTTTGAGTCTTGCAGGACTCCTCTGTAACCTGTCTGTCTACCTTAGGATCCTTAGGATCACATAAATTCTTTAGCTGttgattatataaaataaatctacATTCCTAACACAGTGAGAGCTCCAGAACCATCTAAATGGAATATGAAATCCCCACTTTCACATCTCTGTGTCTGTTACTTTGTCCCACACAGAAATTTTCCCAACTGGTGCCTCAGTTGGGAGCTAGATCTTCAACATAGTGTTAGAGCTCAGAACTAATCTTATAATTTACTCTCTTCCATATGAAATCTTCTATTTCAAGTGTATATCCAAAATAAGATTAAAGAGAGGTACTTCACTATGTCCATTTTATATTAGCTCAACAACTGTTTCTATTCAGCAAATTTCCAAAATCTTAAATAAGATATTAAAACCAATAGCTTGACAACTTGTTTCTAAACCAATTATCTGGGAATCTACTGCCATATCTCTTTGTCATATATGAAGATTGCCACAGTGTTCACCAGGGTCTCAGTTTTAATGACAACTTCAGGGGGAAAGAGTATTACATTCACCACATAGAAATTTTCTCTGGTCCCCAATGTTTTGCAGTTACTTGAGGATTTCTGGGGTCCTGAATGTGGCCCAGAGAAATCTGTTTTGCCAAATATCTAGTTATTGAACAGAAGTCTGATCTTCAAGTTAAAATGGAATTACCTATTTCCATATTATATAATCCTATGTTAATTTTGATTAACCAGAATACATCATTGATCTTTCTAAGATACTTTTCGTTGATCAAAAAGGCAGGATATTTTCTACTGATAGTACTCACATAAGGAAACTCTTAATCCACCACAGTTCTAAGGAATGGCTAACATCTCTTGTTTAATCAGACATTTGATgataattaagtaaaaaaaatgtaatatgagGTAAGGTGTAAGTAGGATCATGGACCATGACCTCAGCTAATACTCACCTATAGAAACTATCAAGTTGGGACTTTAATTCTGAATTTACTTATGTCTAAACTTACATATggaaaatatatcattttcacttttttctctagTAGTTGAGAAGGTCAATTAATTATAATGATGAAACTTGATTCACCAAATCTATTTATCCTAGgtttttgaaaagcattttacCAGGGATAGAGATAATTAACCTCATTATTCCATCCCACCTGCATACCTACATAATGTAAGACATTTGTGGAAGGCCTATAGTGTTACATGCTTTGTACCATGTTCTGGAaatgtgtgaggtgatatgtcattgtggttttggtttgcatttccctcaataattagtgatattgagcaccttttcatgtacctcttggccacttggatgtcttctttgaaagAATGTCTATTATGGTGCTTTGCTCATTGTGTTATTTGGTGTTTTACTGTTACTTTGTATGAATTCCTTGTATAGtgtggatattaatcccttattggatatgtggtttgcaaatattttctcccattccacggGTTGCCTTTCATATTGTTGATGGTAGCAGACACTATTTGATTGCTGCCCCCTTCCCCCAGCACCCAATTGTCTCCACTCTGTTCTTAGTACTTATTGGTAGAACCATGATGTTTGGTGAAAGCTGATGTTAAACTCACCATTGTATTCATTCCATCTTTCTGGTTTAGTTGTGGGTATGGGACCTAGATTGGTATGATCAGAATAAagatctggatttttttttattggaattcaATTAATGGTGCTAGCTCTTCCATTACCATCTTCCATGATAAATAGTTTCATGGGATAGAAAAACAACACAGGTGACATCTCACCAGTAAATGGGCCAGATATCCTGGCATATTTAGTCAATCTATCGTGAAGTTACCCAATAAAATGTTCCCTAGACATTCTGgaacttacttttttaaaaaaactttttaaaacaaaaaaagaggcttccctggtggtccagtagttaagaatgcaccttgcaatgcagcagacgcTGGTTCAGtgactggtctgggaagaccccacatgcctcagggcagctgggcccatgggccacaactactgtgccATTTgctgcgactactgaagcccacgttccctagagcccttgctctgcaacaagagaggccacagCAATGAGACGCCCATGCATTACCCctcgagagtagcccccgctctctgcaactagagaaagcgtgCATGGAGCAAGGCAGATCCAggacaggcaaaaataaatatataaaaaaattttttttaaatgcaagaaGATGGAAGTCAATTTGCCTTGTGATGCAAACTCTGCTGGCTTTCAGAGCTAGGTGATTTTGGTGGCAGACTTAAAAGTTGTAACACTAGAACGAGGTACAAACTCTTAGCTCCCCAGGGAGAATCTGGGAGTGGGAGCTCCCTTCCTACTGTAAGGCACTGTGCCAGAGGTATCTTCTCAGTTACCAGATGTGTAGGAACCACTCAAATAGCTTCTGGATTTCTCTGTAGGAAATTGATTTGCGTGTAATTGTATACTCGGTGCATCCATGGAAGGAGGGGAATTCAGGAGGCTCCTATATTGTCATCTTGGTGACATCCCCAGAAAGActtaatatgaataaaaattctCTTTAATCCAGTTGAGAGGTTTAACTTCTGAGGAGGAAAATCCGAAAAGGACTCAAGCAGTATGACATAGGTAGTTGAGTAGGTAAGTGAGAATTATAGTAAGACTCAGCGGTCATTTGGAATGAAAAagccttaaattttttttttttttctttttaagaatagaCCACCGAATACTAGTACTTGTGATGATGACCACTGCTTTTCAGGGCTAGAATTACAAATTCATTTCACCAAATTATCCCTGCCAGTAGTATGCAGGACTTGGAAGTTAATGCCATTCCTTTTGGTGGGAACTGACACGATTCATCACAGTTGGTAAGCTCTTCTGCAGCTGTGCGGGACAGCCTGAACAACCCTGATCAGCCCTTCTGAGGTGGGCTGTCTGTGGAGGCCAGGCTTGGGCTCATGATGCACAGCACCTAAGACTTTTGGATGGTATCTGTGGTAGACACTGGGCGACATGGGAGTATCAGTGCTAGAAACTCAACCATGGAAGAGAACATCCTGGAGAGGTTTGGTAGTAGATCGAAACAAATGCTAATGGTAATTGGGTAGATGCCAAGTCAGACTCTAGGTGTTTGGTGTGTTGGCAGAGTTAAAAAGTATGCTAGAACAGAGCTTCTCAAACTATCTTTGGTAaagtccagattttttttttttattcagtcttggactgatgcttttgtaaagtacaaaacaaattaattactagaaaatttaaatacaaactttcatttaaaattatattaaacttTCAAATGGCTATAAGTGTTTCAAAATATCAACAGTCTCtctatataattttacatatatatatatatatatatatatatatatatatatatatatatgtgccttaggaagcatcactatgaccaaagctagtggaggtgatggaattccagttgagatatttcaaatcctaaaagatgatgctgtgaaggtgctacactcaatatgtcagcaaatttggaaaactcagcagtggccacaggactggaaaaggtcagttttcattccaatcccaaagaaaggcaattccaaagaatgctcagactactgcactaTTATACTCATCccacaccctagcaaagtaatgctcaaaattctctaatccaggcttcagcaatatgtgaaccgtgaacttccacatgttcaagctgattttagaaaaggcagaggaaccagagatcaaattgccaacatctgctggctcattgaaaaagcaagagaattccagaaaaacatctatttctgctttattgactatgccaaagcctttggctgtgtggatcaccataaactgtggaaaattctgaaagagaaggggaataccagaccacctgacctgcctcttgagaaacctgtatgcaggtcaggaagcaacagttagaactagacatggaacaacagactggttccagatagggaaaggagtacgtcaaggctgtatattgtcaccctgcttatttaactgatatgcagaggacatcatgagaaacggtgggctggatgaagcacaagctggaatcaagatttctaggagaaatatcaataacctcagctatgcagatgacaggaccctatggcagacagtgaagaagaactaaagagcctcttgatgaaagtgaaagagagaagtgaaaaagttggcctaaagctcaacattcagaaaactaagatcatggcatctggtcccatcacttcatggcaaataggtggggaacagtggaaacagtggctgactttatttttctgggctccaaaatcactgcagatggtgattgcatccatgaaattgacagacacttacttcttggaaagaaagttatgaccaacctagacagcatattaaaaagcagagacattgctttgtccacaaaggtccgtctagtcaaagctatttttttccagtggtcatgtgtggatgtgagactaTCTATTCTGTtcttggactatcaagaaagctgagcgcagaagaattgatgcttttgaactgtggtgttggagaagactcttaagagacccttggactg is from Cervus canadensis isolate Bull #8, Minnesota chromosome 27, ASM1932006v1, whole genome shotgun sequence and encodes:
- the LOC122428662 gene encoding uncharacterized protein LOC122428662; protein product: MAQTVKTLPAMWETRVQSLDRDVLKKGHGNPLQDSCLQKPVDRGAWQAYSPWGHKERDTTERLPNANISRAHQPPRPQQEGATLLPILRHSAALLTGHTTNPDFRVLPPGADRQASTRAGPSARDLAHAPPSHCSSETGPHPRPPERLGLGCRPGAVPGTLGFSVWRSVYLRRVPPSGLCLLSRRAQRGWSGLRGRGAGHGVRIPAWSGRLQGCRQPRACLCGGERRAAPPLALPQTHHPVLNQHLVRTDPGRAKWPRKEGWESLLDRETFAPIGDISQCLETLLLVIAEGVTPTGRATSRTEAKYAPKPSAQDSLRRRSSQDQHTNSVLVEKMAQDSEENHCGKESVGKFHQRSVFFRERLASVE